The Georgenia faecalis genome includes a window with the following:
- a CDS encoding ArsR/SmtB family transcription factor: protein MTSTTCEVGCETSLSTGPLGADEAVRLAAMFKAVADPARLRLLSIIAAQEEACVCDLTGPVDLAQPTVSHHLKVLVDAGLVTRDKRGKWAYYAVVPGALDALGAALRTR, encoded by the coding sequence ATGACGAGCACCACGTGCGAGGTGGGCTGCGAGACCTCGCTGTCCACGGGTCCCCTCGGCGCGGACGAGGCGGTCCGGCTCGCGGCCATGTTCAAGGCCGTCGCGGACCCGGCGCGCCTGCGGCTGCTGTCGATCATCGCGGCGCAGGAGGAGGCCTGCGTGTGCGACCTCACCGGCCCGGTCGACCTCGCCCAGCCGACGGTCTCCCACCACCTCAAGGTCCTTGTCGACGCCGGACTCGTCACCCGCGACAAGCGCGGCAAGTGGGCGTACTACGCCGTCGTGCCCGGCGCCCTCGACGCGCTCGGCGCCGCCCTGCGGACCCGCTGA
- a CDS encoding acetamidase/formamidase family protein, translating to MALLALPVVGGLLAVPAGATSTDPPPTDAGADHHLRATPENVVWGGYPIDNEPGVTMGSGETVRVDTISGSGFTNPDITPTEYFAAFGVEPEEILADGVAFWESLPTRVNYGGPHVLTGPIYVEGAEPGDTIAIEILDLDTRVPYGVNSTGPTTGVMSTTYPGWREGDAPLDIVAEIPADAPGGVLPDVRQHLYRTGVHDGEEVVFVDDNIRVPLRPFLGIMAVAPPTGEFIGRTEGEGPPPSGVQISTPPGRFGGNLDVKDLTVGTTLYLPVYQDGAQVFLGDAHGVQGDGEVSGTAVEQSLSGTFRITVLDGVETAGPWAETEDHWITMGIHWDLDRAMRFSVGDTVDFLVREKGMTESKAYSLASIAVDYNAAEVVDGTQVVTGMIPKAVFVDELPEEPTTAPPATEEPSTTPPATEAPSTTPPATEAPTTEAPTTSAPPPGGAVGDDGTAGGVARPTAPGGQLPDTGAGGAGTGLLAALALLTVGGVAVGLLRRGRLAAQ from the coding sequence GTGGCGCTCCTCGCCCTCCCCGTCGTCGGCGGCCTGCTCGCCGTCCCGGCCGGCGCCACGAGCACAGACCCGCCCCCCACCGACGCGGGGGCGGACCACCACCTCCGGGCGACACCCGAGAACGTCGTGTGGGGTGGTTACCCGATCGACAACGAGCCGGGCGTCACGATGGGCTCGGGCGAGACCGTCCGGGTGGACACCATCTCGGGGTCCGGCTTCACCAACCCGGACATCACTCCGACGGAGTACTTCGCCGCGTTCGGCGTGGAGCCGGAAGAGATCCTTGCCGATGGGGTGGCCTTCTGGGAGAGCCTGCCCACCCGCGTGAACTACGGCGGCCCCCACGTCCTCACCGGCCCCATCTATGTCGAGGGCGCGGAGCCGGGTGACACGATCGCGATCGAGATCCTCGACCTCGACACGCGCGTGCCCTACGGCGTCAACAGCACGGGCCCGACGACCGGCGTCATGAGCACGACCTACCCGGGGTGGCGCGAGGGCGACGCCCCGCTCGACATCGTCGCCGAGATCCCCGCGGACGCACCCGGCGGCGTGCTCCCGGACGTGCGGCAGCACCTCTACCGCACCGGCGTCCACGACGGGGAGGAGGTCGTGTTCGTCGACGACAACATCCGCGTCCCGCTCCGGCCCTTCCTGGGGATCATGGCCGTCGCGCCGCCCACCGGGGAGTTCATCGGCCGGACGGAGGGCGAGGGTCCCCCGCCGTCGGGCGTGCAGATCTCCACCCCGCCGGGCCGGTTCGGCGGCAACCTCGACGTCAAGGACCTCACCGTCGGCACGACCCTCTACCTGCCGGTCTACCAGGACGGCGCACAGGTGTTCCTCGGCGACGCCCACGGCGTCCAGGGCGACGGCGAGGTGAGCGGGACCGCCGTCGAGCAGTCGCTCTCGGGAACCTTCCGGATCACCGTGCTCGACGGAGTCGAGACGGCCGGTCCGTGGGCGGAGACCGAGGACCACTGGATCACGATGGGCATCCACTGGGACCTCGACCGCGCCATGCGGTTCTCGGTGGGCGACACCGTCGACTTCCTCGTGCGCGAGAAGGGCATGACCGAGTCGAAGGCGTACTCGCTCGCGAGCATCGCCGTGGACTACAACGCCGCCGAGGTGGTGGACGGCACGCAGGTCGTCACCGGCATGATCCCCAAGGCCGTGTTCGTCGACGAGCTCCCCGAGGAGCCCACGACGGCGCCCCCGGCCACCGAGGAGCCGAGCACCACACCGCCGGCGACCGAGGCGCCGAGCACCACACCCCCGGCGACCGAGGCGCCCACGACCGAGGCGCCGACGACCTCCGCCCCTCCCCCCGGCGGGGCCGTGGGCGACGACGGCACCGCCGGCGGCGTGGCACGGCCCACGGCGCCGGGCGGGCAGCTGCCCGACACGGGCGCGGGCGGCGCCGGCACCGGCCTCCTCGCAGCGCTCGCCCTCCTCACGGTGGGAGGCGTGGCCGTCGGCCTGCTGCGCCGGGGCCGCCTCGCCGCGCAGTAA
- a CDS encoding Na+/H+ antiporter, with protein sequence MEGLGTTVTLGLAVLAGAILAPRWRIAAPLVLLVLGLVLGSVPALPEIDLPPEAVLLLFLPVILFWEALTTSLRSIRRDFRGIVLLSTLLVVATAFAVAWVATLFGMPWDAALILGAAVAPPDATAVAALARSLPHRNVMLLKAESLTNDGTALVLYAIAVGIATGGAFTALTVTGMVLLSYLGGIATGVLVAGAAYLLMRRLDDPTTVNIALLLVPFVAFLLAELVHASGVLAVVVAGLVLAFASPRISTAASRQQTESAWPLGSYLLNGSLFVLVGMEVQAVAREITATHAGRLVAGIVAVWLTLLLVRFGFQMVTVAIIRFLDRRPSQLARRMSHRARVVSTVAGFRGAVSLAIALSVPTTLDDGRPFPGRDEIIVVAAGVIVLTLVIQGPLLPAVVRWARFPEDTTPAEELRLAERAVRVAGMAAVPDLAAQHGISDEVRNRIVDDIREHLLLLDAPGGTIADGDAPGYSALARQEEENRLRLALLDHKRDVLVRLRRDGTIDDAVARRVQARLDVEELRLTGSSPLD encoded by the coding sequence ATGGAGGGACTCGGCACCACCGTCACGCTCGGGCTCGCGGTACTCGCCGGCGCCATCCTGGCTCCGCGCTGGCGGATCGCAGCCCCCTTGGTGCTCCTCGTGCTCGGCCTTGTGCTCGGGTCGGTCCCGGCGCTGCCGGAGATCGACCTGCCACCCGAGGCGGTCCTCCTGCTGTTCCTGCCGGTGATCCTCTTCTGGGAGGCGCTGACGACGTCGCTGCGCTCGATCAGACGCGACTTCCGCGGCATCGTCCTGCTCAGCACCCTGCTCGTCGTCGCCACCGCCTTCGCCGTCGCGTGGGTCGCGACCCTGTTCGGCATGCCGTGGGACGCCGCGCTCATCCTCGGCGCCGCGGTCGCGCCACCGGACGCGACCGCCGTCGCCGCGCTCGCGCGGAGCCTGCCGCACCGCAACGTCATGCTGCTCAAGGCGGAGAGCCTGACGAACGACGGCACTGCGCTCGTCCTGTACGCCATCGCGGTGGGGATCGCGACCGGCGGCGCCTTCACCGCGCTGACCGTCACGGGCATGGTGCTGCTGTCCTACCTCGGCGGCATCGCCACCGGGGTGCTCGTCGCCGGGGCGGCCTACCTGCTCATGCGCCGCCTCGACGATCCCACCACGGTCAACATCGCCCTGCTCCTCGTCCCGTTCGTCGCGTTCCTCCTCGCCGAGCTGGTCCACGCGTCCGGGGTACTGGCCGTCGTCGTCGCGGGCCTCGTCCTTGCCTTCGCCTCGCCCCGCATCAGCACGGCGGCCTCCCGGCAGCAGACGGAGTCCGCCTGGCCGCTCGGCTCGTACCTGCTCAACGGCTCGCTCTTCGTGCTCGTCGGGATGGAGGTGCAAGCGGTCGCCCGCGAGATCACCGCAACGCACGCCGGGCGCCTCGTCGCGGGAATCGTGGCCGTGTGGCTCACGCTCCTCCTCGTCCGGTTCGGCTTCCAGATGGTCACCGTCGCCATCATCCGGTTCCTCGACCGCCGGCCCTCACAGCTGGCACGCCGGATGAGCCACCGGGCGCGCGTGGTGAGCACCGTGGCGGGATTCCGCGGCGCGGTCTCGCTGGCCATCGCCCTGTCCGTGCCCACCACGCTCGACGACGGCCGGCCGTTCCCCGGGCGGGACGAGATCATCGTCGTCGCCGCGGGCGTCATCGTCCTCACGCTCGTCATCCAGGGCCCGCTGCTGCCCGCCGTGGTCCGGTGGGCGCGGTTCCCCGAGGACACGACGCCCGCCGAGGAGCTCCGGCTGGCGGAGCGTGCCGTCCGGGTAGCGGGCATGGCCGCCGTCCCCGACCTCGCGGCGCAGCACGGCATCAGCGACGAGGTGCGCAACCGGATCGTCGACGACATCCGCGAGCACCTCCTGCTCCTCGACGCGCCGGGGGGCACCATCGCCGACGGCGACGCTCCGGGCTACTCGGCGCTCGCGCGCCAGGAGGAGGAGAACCGCCTGCGCCTCGCGCTCCTGGACCACAAGCGCGACGTGCTCGTCCGGCTGCGGCGCGACGGCACCATCGACGACGCGGTCGCCCGGCGGGTCCAGGCACGGCTCGACGTCGAGGAGCTCCGGCTCACCGGCAGCTCGCCGCTCGACTAG
- a CDS encoding arsenate reductase ArsC gives MTNDRPSVMFVCVHNAGRSQMAAAWLRHLAGDAIEVRSSGSAPADQVNPAAVEAMAEVGVDISDQRPRILTTEAVQDSDVVITMGCGDACPVFPGKRYEDWVLEDPAGKGVESVRPIRDEIKARVEELIASLLPGRVAG, from the coding sequence ATGACCAACGACCGTCCCAGCGTCATGTTCGTCTGCGTCCACAACGCCGGTCGCTCCCAGATGGCCGCGGCGTGGCTGCGTCACCTGGCCGGCGACGCCATCGAGGTGCGCTCGTCCGGCTCCGCCCCCGCGGACCAGGTGAACCCCGCGGCCGTCGAGGCGATGGCCGAGGTCGGCGTCGACATCTCCGACCAGCGACCGAGGATCCTCACCACCGAGGCGGTCCAGGACTCCGACGTCGTCATCACCATGGGCTGCGGGGACGCGTGCCCGGTCTTCCCCGGCAAGCGCTACGAGGACTGGGTCCTGGAGGACCCGGCGGGGAAGGGCGTGGAGTCGGTGCGCCCGATCCGCGACGAGATCAAGGCGCGCGTCGAGGAGCTCATCGCCAGCCTGCTGCCCGGTCGGGTCGCGGGCTGA
- a CDS encoding helix-turn-helix transcriptional regulator, translating into MTTSSRLLALLGLLQRRRDWPGEVLAQRLGVSSRTVRRDIDRLRALGYRIESTMGPDGGYRLDAGAALPPLLFDDQQGVALAVALQLATTAGAGIEDGALRALATLRQVMPSRLRHQIDAVPLSAVRPPESGPDVDAGVLTSVGAAVRAREVLRFDYSPGGPAAEGGADRAAPPRRVEPHHLTTWRGRWYLVGWDLDHAGWRTYRVDRMHPRVPTGPRVAPRELPGGDVATFLIGRFRGAEGTTQWPCRGAVVVHLPAAEVRPYVGDGVVEVLDGGRTRVSTGSWSWTGLAASLLRFDADLEVLSPPELVDAFARIAARSASAAATARAPDEGPRR; encoded by the coding sequence ATGACGACGTCCTCGCGGCTCCTCGCGCTCCTCGGGCTGCTGCAACGCCGACGGGACTGGCCCGGCGAGGTACTGGCGCAGCGGCTCGGGGTCAGCTCGCGCACGGTCCGGCGCGACATCGACCGCCTGCGCGCCCTCGGCTACCGGATCGAGAGCACCATGGGGCCGGACGGCGGCTACCGCCTCGACGCCGGCGCCGCCCTGCCGCCCCTGCTGTTCGACGACCAGCAGGGGGTCGCGCTCGCCGTCGCGCTGCAGCTCGCGACCACCGCGGGCGCCGGGATCGAGGACGGGGCACTTCGCGCGCTCGCGACATTGCGGCAAGTCATGCCCTCGCGCCTGCGCCACCAGATCGACGCCGTGCCGCTCAGCGCCGTCCGGCCGCCCGAGTCCGGTCCCGACGTCGATGCCGGTGTCCTCACCTCGGTGGGTGCCGCCGTACGGGCACGTGAGGTGCTCCGCTTCGACTACTCCCCCGGCGGCCCCGCGGCCGAGGGAGGTGCGGACCGCGCCGCCCCGCCGCGCCGGGTGGAACCGCACCACCTCACCACGTGGCGCGGGCGCTGGTACCTCGTGGGGTGGGACCTCGACCATGCGGGCTGGCGCACCTACCGCGTCGACCGGATGCACCCGCGGGTCCCCACCGGACCGCGCGTCGCACCCCGGGAGCTGCCGGGCGGCGACGTCGCGACGTTCCTCATCGGTCGCTTCCGCGGGGCGGAGGGCACGACCCAGTGGCCGTGCCGGGGCGCCGTCGTCGTCCACCTGCCCGCAGCGGAGGTCCGCCCCTACGTCGGGGACGGGGTGGTCGAGGTGCTCGACGGCGGACGGACGCGCGTGAGCACGGGCTCGTGGTCGTGGACCGGCCTTGCCGCCAGCCTCCTGCGCTTCGACGCGGACCTCGAGGTGCTCTCTCCGCCCGAGCTCGTCGACGCCTTCGCGCGCATCGCCGCTCGCAGCGCCTCCGCAGCGGCCACGGCCCGTGCGCCGGACGAGGGGCCGCGTCGTTGA
- a CDS encoding VOC family protein, protein MSIETVTHVNLRGTARDALELYRSVFGGDLVAVSYRDAGTVADPADADHIMWGQVRSEAGFHLMAYDVPEGRAHDAGVAPYFVSVRGADADEIAGYWEKLTAADAGSTVVVPLAPAGWAPLYGMATDRFGVTWVLDVAVPYAG, encoded by the coding sequence ATGTCTATCGAGACGGTCACCCACGTCAACCTGCGCGGAACGGCGCGCGACGCCCTCGAGCTCTACCGGTCCGTCTTCGGCGGCGACCTCGTCGCCGTCAGCTACCGGGACGCCGGCACCGTCGCCGATCCGGCCGACGCCGACCACATCATGTGGGGCCAGGTCCGCTCCGAGGCGGGGTTCCACCTCATGGCGTACGACGTCCCGGAAGGGCGGGCGCACGACGCCGGTGTGGCTCCCTATTTCGTTTCGGTGCGCGGTGCCGACGCGGACGAGATCGCGGGCTACTGGGAGAAGCTCACCGCCGCGGACGCGGGCTCGACCGTCGTCGTCCCCCTCGCCCCCGCAGGCTGGGCGCCGCTCTACGGCATGGCGACCGACCGGTTCGGCGTCACCTGGGTCCTCGACGTGGCCGTTCCGTACGCGGGCTGA
- a CDS encoding SRPBCC domain-containing protein: MDVQAQIDAVTRTLRTADIDGEPSRIQTIAQEYPADIGDVWDAATNPDRIARWFMPVEGDLRLGGRYQLIGNAGGQILACAPPADGTAEYRVTWEYAGGVSWVTVRLASTEPERTRFELEHTARVADVPAEMWETFGPGATGVGWDQGLLGLALHLRVQDATITPEEGEAWSLSDEGKAFSRAAADRWADAHVAAGADREAATRAADATFGFYTGEVPGA, translated from the coding sequence ATGGACGTCCAGGCCCAGATCGACGCCGTCACCCGCACCCTGCGCACCGCGGACATCGACGGCGAACCCTCGCGGATCCAGACGATCGCCCAGGAGTATCCCGCCGACATCGGCGACGTGTGGGACGCCGCGACGAACCCGGACCGGATCGCGCGCTGGTTCATGCCGGTCGAGGGCGACCTCCGGCTCGGTGGCCGCTACCAGCTCATCGGGAACGCCGGGGGGCAGATCCTCGCCTGCGCGCCGCCCGCGGACGGGACGGCGGAGTACCGGGTGACGTGGGAGTACGCCGGGGGCGTCTCCTGGGTCACCGTCCGCCTCGCGTCGACGGAGCCGGAGCGCACCCGGTTCGAGCTCGAGCACACGGCGCGGGTGGCCGACGTCCCCGCGGAGATGTGGGAGACGTTCGGGCCGGGCGCCACCGGCGTGGGGTGGGACCAGGGCCTCCTCGGCCTCGCCCTTCACCTGCGCGTCCAGGACGCCACGATCACGCCGGAGGAGGGGGAGGCGTGGTCGCTCTCCGACGAGGGCAAGGCCTTCAGCCGGGCCGCGGCCGACCGCTGGGCCGACGCCCACGTCGCGGCGGGCGCCGACCGCGAGGCGGCGACCCGGGCCGCCGACGCCACGTTCGGTTTCTACACCGGTGAGGTGCCCGGCGCCTGA
- a CDS encoding LysM peptidoglycan-binding domain-containing protein: protein MREVDVRHPVEGDLLGRHFTVTGLSTAFEGTVAWHLEDERGTRLQEGSFQGGSMGVFAEFSGEVTLDAAISRPMPATLVVYGDNPALPDGESPGISTNRVPVVLVPGMQGFVLHDVERGDTLSRIARDGDHGPSSVAAIVAANPGLIEDPDHIEVGWQLRVPLLS, encoded by the coding sequence ATGCGCGAGGTCGACGTCCGTCACCCGGTGGAGGGTGATCTTCTGGGTCGGCACTTCACGGTGACCGGTCTCAGCACCGCCTTCGAGGGAACGGTGGCCTGGCACCTCGAGGACGAGCGCGGGACCCGCCTGCAGGAGGGGTCGTTCCAGGGCGGGTCGATGGGGGTCTTCGCCGAGTTCAGCGGCGAGGTCACGCTCGACGCCGCGATCAGCCGGCCCATGCCGGCGACCCTGGTCGTGTACGGCGACAACCCGGCCCTGCCGGACGGCGAGTCGCCGGGCATCAGCACCAACCGGGTGCCGGTTGTCCTCGTCCCGGGCATGCAGGGCTTCGTCCTCCACGACGTCGAGCGCGGCGACACGCTCTCGCGGATCGCCCGCGACGGCGACCACGGACCGTCGTCGGTGGCCGCCATCGTGGCCGCCAACCCCGGTCTCATCGAGGACCCGGACCACATCGAGGTGGGCTGGCAGCTGCGCGTCCCCCTGCTGTCCTGA
- a CDS encoding FAD-dependent oxidoreductase, giving the protein MPQPGATHALPVVVIGAGPIGLAAAAHLLERGLEPLVLESGHSVGAAVRQWAHVRLFSPWQYDVDPAAQRLLERTGWVRPEGTALPTGGDLVEAYLEPLAATEELRGRILLGAHVVAVSRLGLDKTHSRERAEAAFLVRTVVDGRVVDHLARAVIDASGTWSRPNPLGPAGLPAPGESDATPFLLGPLPDVLGRERERAAGRHVLVVGSGHSATNTLLALVALADDAPGTRITWAVRGASVSYGGGDADGLPARGALGAQLREAVQAGRVELVRNAQVVSLEPGAEGLAVDLAAPQGVRRIVVDALAGATGFRPELAMLRELRLDLDPAIEAPRRLAPLVDPEHHSCGTVPAHGADVLAHPDAGFFIVGMKSYGRAPTFLLATGYEQVRSIAAHLAGDERAARELQLELPATGVCSATPPSSADGEAADACCGTPEPAAADACCGTPEPAAADACCGTTEPALLGFPTGLAHGRAGR; this is encoded by the coding sequence ATGCCGCAGCCCGGCGCCACCCACGCGCTTCCCGTCGTCGTCATCGGGGCCGGGCCGATCGGTCTCGCCGCCGCCGCCCACCTCCTCGAGCGCGGCCTCGAGCCGCTCGTCCTGGAGTCCGGTCACTCGGTCGGCGCGGCCGTGCGGCAGTGGGCGCACGTCCGCCTCTTCTCACCGTGGCAGTACGACGTCGACCCCGCCGCGCAGCGCCTCCTCGAACGCACCGGGTGGGTCCGGCCTGAGGGCACGGCCCTGCCCACCGGCGGGGACCTGGTCGAGGCCTACCTCGAGCCGCTCGCCGCCACCGAGGAGCTGCGCGGGCGCATCCTGCTCGGGGCCCACGTCGTCGCCGTCAGCCGGCTCGGACTGGACAAGACCCACAGCCGCGAGCGCGCCGAGGCCGCCTTCCTCGTGCGCACCGTCGTCGACGGACGGGTCGTCGACCACCTCGCCCGCGCGGTCATCGACGCCTCTGGCACGTGGTCCCGGCCCAACCCGCTCGGGCCCGCGGGCCTCCCGGCGCCGGGCGAGAGCGACGCGACGCCGTTCCTGCTCGGCCCGCTCCCCGACGTCCTCGGCCGCGAGCGCGAGCGGGCCGCGGGGCGCCACGTCCTCGTCGTCGGGTCCGGGCACTCCGCGACGAACACCCTCCTCGCGCTCGTCGCCCTGGCCGACGACGCACCCGGCACCCGCATCACCTGGGCGGTGCGGGGCGCCTCGGTCTCCTACGGCGGCGGTGACGCCGACGGCCTTCCCGCCCGCGGCGCGCTGGGCGCGCAGCTGCGCGAGGCCGTGCAGGCCGGGCGCGTCGAGCTCGTCCGCAACGCGCAGGTGGTGTCCCTCGAGCCGGGCGCCGAGGGCCTCGCCGTCGACCTCGCGGCGCCGCAGGGCGTCCGGCGCATCGTCGTCGACGCCCTCGCCGGCGCGACCGGGTTCCGCCCGGAACTCGCGATGCTCCGCGAGCTCCGGCTCGACCTCGACCCCGCCATCGAGGCGCCCCGCCGGCTCGCCCCGCTCGTCGACCCGGAGCACCACTCGTGCGGCACCGTCCCCGCGCACGGCGCGGACGTCCTCGCCCACCCCGACGCCGGCTTCTTCATCGTCGGCATGAAGTCCTACGGCCGGGCGCCGACGTTCCTCCTCGCCACCGGGTACGAGCAGGTGCGCTCCATCGCCGCCCACCTGGCCGGCGACGAGCGGGCGGCGCGCGAGCTCCAGCTGGAGCTCCCGGCGACCGGCGTCTGCTCCGCCACTCCCCCGTCCTCCGCCGACGGCGAGGCGGCCGACGCCTGCTGCGGCACCCCCGAACCCGCCGCGGCCGACGCCTGCTGCGGCACCCCCGAGCCCGCCGCGGCCGACGCCTGCTGCGGCACCACCGAGCCGGCCCTTCTCGGCTTCCCCACCGGACTGGCCCACGGCCGGGCGGGCCGGTGA
- a CDS encoding DNA-binding protein, translated as MDRKDNPDRKDNPDRRSAGDHPQVRREQDARRDLLAAGADALDAPPWRPAPVPPSAVDLVQYADWRSSDLDPQHLLSALALMPAARAEIEGVETGLLFAARSAGLTWAQIADAMGFRSPQACQQHFSRLAGRRGEPS; from the coding sequence ATGGACCGCAAGGACAATCCGGACCGCAAGGACAATCCGGACCGGCGATCTGCCGGTGACCACCCGCAGGTGCGGCGCGAGCAGGATGCCCGGCGCGACCTGCTCGCCGCCGGTGCCGACGCGCTGGACGCACCGCCGTGGCGACCGGCTCCGGTGCCGCCGTCGGCGGTCGACCTCGTCCAGTACGCGGACTGGCGGTCATCGGACCTCGACCCGCAGCACCTCCTCAGTGCGCTCGCGCTCATGCCCGCCGCTCGCGCCGAGATCGAGGGGGTGGAGACCGGGCTCCTGTTTGCCGCGCGAAGCGCCGGCCTGACCTGGGCGCAGATCGCCGACGCCATGGGGTTCCGTTCCCCGCAGGCCTGTCAGCAGCACTTCAGCCGGCTCGCCGGTCGCCGGGGCGAGCCGTCATGA
- the arsB gene encoding ACR3 family arsenite efflux transporter, producing the protein MTPPGATPSPAPAAAPVVARLSRLDRFLPVWILAAMGLGLALGRSVPGLADALDAVQVGGVSVPIAVGLLVMMYPVLAKVRYDETRRVTGDRKLLLSSLALNWLVGPAVMFALAWALLPDLPEYRTGLIIVGLARCIAMVLIWNDLACGDREAGAVLVAINSLFQIVAYAALGWFYLQVLPGWLGLTTTSAEFSIGAITVSVLVFLGIPLLAGFLTRTLGERAKGRAWYEGTFLPRLGPWALYGLLFTIALLFALQGEQIAERPGDVVRIALPLLAYFVITFGLGMLTGRVLRLGYAKTTTLAFTAAGNNFELAIAVAIGTYGVTSGQALAGVVGPLIEVPVLVALVYVSLWAGRRFFPGDPTAPAPAPPAPSAARA; encoded by the coding sequence GTGACGCCCCCCGGCGCGACGCCGTCGCCCGCGCCCGCCGCCGCACCCGTCGTCGCGCGCCTGAGCCGGCTCGACCGGTTCCTGCCGGTGTGGATCCTCGCCGCCATGGGCCTCGGGCTGGCGCTGGGCCGTTCCGTGCCCGGGCTGGCCGACGCCCTCGACGCCGTCCAGGTGGGCGGGGTGTCCGTGCCCATCGCCGTCGGGCTCCTCGTGATGATGTACCCGGTGCTCGCGAAGGTCCGCTACGACGAGACCCGACGCGTCACCGGCGACCGCAAGCTCCTGCTCAGCTCCCTCGCCCTCAACTGGCTCGTCGGGCCGGCGGTGATGTTCGCCCTGGCGTGGGCGCTGCTGCCGGACCTGCCGGAGTACCGCACGGGCCTCATCATCGTCGGGCTGGCACGGTGCATCGCCATGGTGCTCATCTGGAACGACCTCGCCTGCGGGGACCGCGAGGCGGGCGCCGTCCTCGTCGCCATCAACTCGCTCTTCCAGATCGTCGCCTATGCCGCCCTGGGGTGGTTCTACCTCCAGGTGCTGCCCGGCTGGCTCGGGCTGACCACGACGAGCGCCGAGTTCTCGATCGGCGCCATCACGGTGAGCGTCCTCGTCTTCCTCGGCATCCCGCTCCTGGCGGGCTTCCTCACCCGCACGCTCGGTGAGCGCGCCAAGGGCCGCGCCTGGTACGAGGGGACGTTCCTCCCCCGGCTCGGGCCGTGGGCGCTGTACGGCCTGCTCTTCACCATCGCCCTGCTGTTCGCGCTCCAGGGCGAGCAGATCGCCGAGCGTCCCGGCGACGTCGTCCGCATCGCGCTCCCCCTGCTCGCCTACTTCGTCATCACCTTCGGGCTCGGCATGCTCACCGGCCGCGTCCTCCGCCTGGGGTACGCCAAGACGACGACGCTCGCCTTCACGGCGGCGGGCAACAACTTCGAGCTCGCCATCGCCGTCGCCATCGGCACCTACGGGGTCACCTCCGGGCAGGCGCTGGCGGGCGTGGTCGGGCCGCTCATCGAGGTCCCCGTCCTCGTCGCACTGGTCTACGTCTCCCTGTGGGCGGGCCGGCGGTTCTTCCCCGGCGACCCCACCGCCCCCGCACCCGCGCCACCCGCGCCGAGCGCCGCCCGCGCCTGA
- a CDS encoding ArsR/SmtB family transcription factor produces the protein MHAFDVLGDPVRRRILELLADGEEPAGHLTAVITEEFGISQPAVSQHLRVLREQGFATVRPEGTRRLYAVDPEGLQQVSAWLSPFERFWRGPLAALGTELARGKRARRTADEHPRTGEPAGAHEEPPPEE, from the coding sequence ATGCACGCCTTCGACGTCCTCGGCGACCCGGTCCGACGACGGATCCTCGAGCTCCTCGCCGACGGGGAGGAGCCGGCCGGTCACCTCACCGCCGTCATCACCGAGGAGTTCGGCATCTCCCAGCCAGCCGTCTCCCAGCACCTGCGCGTGCTGCGCGAGCAGGGCTTCGCGACCGTCCGCCCCGAGGGCACCCGCCGGTTGTACGCCGTCGACCCCGAGGGCCTGCAGCAGGTGAGCGCTTGGCTGAGCCCGTTCGAGCGCTTCTGGCGCGGCCCGCTGGCCGCCCTCGGCACCGAGCTCGCGCGCGGCAAGCGCGCCCGCCGGACGGCCGATGAGCACCCCCGCACCGGCGAGCCCGCCGGCGCGCACGAGGAACCACCACCTGAGGAGTGA
- a CDS encoding histidine phosphatase family protein has protein sequence MTMRYLYLARHGEADAFGTLTETGRRQAQLLGQRLSGLPVTAVWHSPLPRAADSAYELAAHLPPGTPVAEATELIDHVPYVPPPAETPRPWIPFFDGYDRAEAAAGHATAQRLTARFAHVPEPSGTADVHEVLITHAYPIAWLVRDAFDAPPARWLGLNSANTALTVIEYRPGQPPTVSMVNEMSHLPPELRWTGFPAGTRP, from the coding sequence ATGACCATGAGATATCTCTATCTCGCGCGGCACGGGGAGGCCGACGCCTTCGGCACGCTCACCGAGACCGGACGCAGGCAGGCGCAGCTGCTCGGGCAGCGCCTGAGCGGCCTGCCCGTCACCGCGGTGTGGCACTCACCGCTCCCGCGAGCCGCCGACAGCGCCTACGAGCTCGCCGCCCACCTCCCGCCCGGCACCCCGGTCGCGGAGGCGACGGAGCTCATCGACCACGTCCCCTACGTCCCTCCGCCGGCGGAGACCCCGCGGCCGTGGATCCCGTTCTTCGACGGCTACGACCGCGCGGAGGCGGCCGCCGGCCACGCGACCGCGCAGCGCCTCACCGCACGGTTCGCCCACGTGCCCGAACCCTCCGGCACCGCGGACGTGCACGAGGTGCTCATCACCCACGCCTACCCGATCGCCTGGCTCGTCCGAGACGCCTTCGACGCGCCGCCGGCACGCTGGCTCGGGCTCAACAGCGCGAACACCGCCCTCACGGTCATCGAGTACCGGCCGGGCCAGCCCCCGACGGTCTCGATGGTCAACGAGATGAGCCACCTGCCGCCGGAGCTGCGGTGGACGGGTTTCCCCGCAGGCACCCGGCCTTGA